In the genome of Acaryochloris thomasi RCC1774, one region contains:
- a CDS encoding DUF2808 domain-containing protein has protein sequence MFKLSTIVLAGGLFLASVPTWAATIQDAPVPYLTSSRSVPRNALAPFAKYQFGLNVSGYPVSQLSIGLPERMTVGRISVRGADGQVIEASTMVEDRTAVIKFAQPVSPGTALRVELSSVRTLSMLGRVWLMPVTVRGTESAKDLSVGMARIHTYNN, from the coding sequence ATGTTTAAATTATCAACAATAGTACTTGCTGGGGGATTATTCCTAGCTTCAGTACCGACCTGGGCTGCGACGATTCAAGATGCTCCAGTCCCCTATCTAACCTCTAGTCGCTCGGTTCCACGGAATGCCCTTGCTCCCTTTGCAAAATATCAGTTTGGGCTAAATGTTTCGGGGTATCCCGTCTCCCAGCTCTCAATTGGCCTCCCAGAGCGAATGACGGTTGGCAGGATCTCTGTTCGAGGTGCAGACGGACAGGTGATTGAGGCATCAACGATGGTCGAAGATCGAACTGCCGTGATTAAGTTTGCTCAGCCTGTCTCACCCGGTACCGCACTCAGAGTTGAGCTATCCTCTGTTCGCACCCTGTCAATGTTGGGTCGGGTATGGCTGATGCCCGTCACTGTTCGTGGGACTGAATCAGCTAAGGACTTGTCGGTTGGGATGGCCCGCATCCACACTTACAACAATTGA
- a CDS encoding DUF6010 family protein, which yields MKQLDLKTTHWWTFILGTVLGGLSCAVLSVLPSDYTLESLALILVAVSAVYFGTAISENKREIVVLETLVTLVFIALALLGRWYSPLILALGYFLHGLWDYLHHSWQVGATVRSVWYPPFCMGYDWLIAIFIPFAH from the coding sequence ATGAAACAGCTTGACCTAAAAACGACACACTGGTGGACCTTTATACTTGGTACTGTTCTGGGTGGCCTAAGCTGTGCCGTCTTGAGTGTCCTACCCAGTGATTACACTCTCGAAAGTTTGGCATTGATTCTCGTGGCGGTGAGCGCAGTCTATTTTGGAACCGCTATCTCAGAGAACAAACGAGAGATAGTAGTACTCGAAACACTGGTGACTCTGGTGTTTATTGCACTGGCTCTGCTCGGTCGGTGGTACTCGCCCCTGATCTTAGCCCTTGGCTATTTTCTACATGGCTTGTGGGACTACCTTCACCATTCCTGGCAAGTTGGGGCAACAGTGAGATCTGTTTGGTACCCACCTTTTTGCATGGGATACGACTGGCTGATTGCGATATTCATCCCGTTCGCCCATTAG
- a CDS encoding heavy metal-responsive transcriptional regulator: MAVATRLRIGEVSKRTSIAVGALRYYESLGLLQSERGDNGYRYYPEEAVQQVQFIKKAQALGFSLEDIHEVLNVHRQGDVPCEFVQSLLQEKIEQLEAQIQKMTAFKVELEDYQDRWATRQPRPQPGDICPLISTVTL, translated from the coding sequence ATGGCTGTCGCAACACGCTTAAGGATCGGTGAGGTTTCTAAGCGAACTAGCATTGCTGTCGGGGCTTTACGCTATTACGAAAGTCTGGGTCTACTCCAGTCAGAGCGGGGGGACAATGGCTATCGCTATTATCCTGAAGAAGCTGTGCAGCAGGTGCAGTTCATCAAAAAGGCACAGGCTTTGGGCTTCTCCCTAGAGGATATCCATGAGGTGCTGAATGTTCATCGGCAGGGAGACGTGCCCTGTGAGTTTGTCCAATCGCTTCTGCAGGAAAAGATTGAGCAGCTTGAAGCTCAAATTCAGAAGATGACGGCCTTCAAAGTAGAGCTGGAGGACTATCAAGATCGTTGGGCCACCCGTCAGCCCCGCCCCCAACCGGGCGATATCTGCCCCCTCATCTCAACAGTTACGTTGTAA
- a CDS encoding four-helix bundle copper-binding protein, giving the protein MLLNHEEYQSSFDKSMKCMVECEHCAEACIGEPEMIKCARTCLDCAEICRTAATFMVRGSYFVSHLSRACADICEACAQECEQYEMEHCKKCAQACRTSADAYRQIASVAK; this is encoded by the coding sequence ATGCTGTTAAATCACGAAGAATACCAATCCAGCTTCGATAAATCGATGAAGTGCATGGTGGAATGCGAACACTGCGCTGAAGCCTGCATCGGAGAGCCAGAAATGATCAAGTGTGCCCGCACTTGCTTAGACTGCGCTGAAATCTGCCGCACGGCAGCGACTTTTATGGTTCGAGGCTCCTACTTTGTCTCTCATCTTTCCAGAGCCTGTGCTGACATTTGCGAAGCCTGCGCCCAAGAGTGTGAACAGTACGAGATGGAACACTGCAAAAAGTGTGCTCAAGCCTGTCGTACATCGGCTGACGCCTATCGCCAAATCGCTAGCGTTGCAAAGTAA
- a CDS encoding heavy metal translocating P-type ATPase, whose protein sequence is MAHSSQAHHPTEGSEQAHHHDHKGHGGHDKHAGHNPDIFKRRFFICLILTLPILYFSMQLQSWFGYQAVTFAGSNWINPVFGIAIYFYGGWVFLKGAWSEINSQIGMMTLIALAITVAFVYSLAVSLGLQGKPFYWELATLVDIMLLGHWVEMASVQGASKALENLAELVPSEAHRLRNDRVEDIPVSQIQAKDVILIRPGEQIPNDGEVIEGTTAVDESFLTGESRPVSKQEGDEVVAGSVNQEGSVQVRVTRIGDETTINQMMRLVDEAQSSRSRYQALADRAAYWLTLVAIASGTLTFIIWLSVSDLVFSLNRAVTVLVITCPHALGLAIPLVIANSTALAAKNGILVRNRDSLERAKDIKTMAFDKTGTLTEGHFGVQNVYAEGLDELKALAIATALETSSEHPLAQAIVEAAEQKSLDIPAMKDFETITGRGVQGRVNGKTYRIGRPEWVKEQQVKLPSSLQRGLDRADERGESAVVLMDEQQAVAVISMADQVRQRAKETVHQLKQMDIQTVMITGDAEAVARTVAEEIGIDRYYARVLPEDKVNRIRELKQEGPTAFVGDGVNDAAALLEANMGLAIGAGTNVAIESADLVLIEDDPLDAVKALNLAKKTYSKMIQNLFWATSYNILAIPLAAGVLYRWGFLLSPAVGALLMSLSTVIVSINAVMLRRAKLA, encoded by the coding sequence ATGGCTCACTCCAGTCAGGCACATCACCCTACAGAAGGATCAGAGCAGGCTCACCATCATGACCATAAGGGGCATGGCGGTCACGATAAACATGCAGGTCACAACCCTGATATTTTCAAGCGTCGTTTCTTCATCTGTCTGATTTTGACGCTGCCCATTCTCTACTTCTCAATGCAGCTCCAAAGCTGGTTCGGCTATCAGGCCGTTACCTTCGCTGGCTCTAACTGGATTAACCCTGTCTTCGGAATTGCCATCTACTTCTATGGTGGCTGGGTCTTCCTCAAAGGTGCCTGGTCTGAAATTAATAGTCAGATTGGAATGATGACGCTGATCGCGCTGGCGATCACGGTGGCGTTTGTTTACAGTCTCGCGGTTTCACTGGGGCTGCAGGGCAAGCCCTTCTATTGGGAACTGGCAACCCTAGTAGACATTATGCTGCTAGGACACTGGGTTGAGATGGCATCCGTGCAGGGGGCCAGCAAAGCGCTGGAAAATTTAGCGGAGTTGGTACCTTCTGAGGCCCACCGTCTCCGAAATGATCGGGTGGAAGATATCCCGGTAAGCCAAATTCAGGCTAAAGACGTGATCCTGATTCGTCCTGGGGAGCAAATTCCCAATGATGGGGAAGTGATTGAAGGCACGACGGCAGTCGATGAGTCATTTCTGACCGGAGAGTCGCGGCCAGTCTCTAAGCAAGAAGGCGATGAAGTTGTGGCTGGGTCGGTCAATCAAGAGGGGTCCGTTCAGGTCCGGGTGACTCGGATTGGTGACGAGACAACGATTAATCAGATGATGCGCTTGGTTGATGAAGCCCAATCGTCTCGCAGTCGCTATCAGGCGTTGGCAGACCGAGCAGCTTACTGGCTGACGTTGGTTGCGATCGCATCCGGCACCCTCACCTTCATCATTTGGCTCAGCGTTAGCGATCTGGTGTTCTCCCTCAATCGAGCTGTCACCGTTCTGGTGATTACCTGCCCTCATGCTCTAGGACTGGCTATTCCCCTGGTGATTGCTAACTCGACTGCATTGGCCGCAAAAAACGGGATCTTAGTGAGAAACCGTGATTCTTTAGAACGGGCCAAAGATATCAAAACAATGGCCTTTGATAAAACGGGCACCCTGACGGAAGGACACTTCGGGGTTCAGAACGTCTATGCCGAGGGTCTGGATGAACTGAAGGCGTTGGCGATCGCAACTGCTCTAGAAACTTCCTCAGAGCATCCCCTAGCTCAGGCGATTGTTGAAGCAGCAGAACAGAAAAGTCTTGATATCCCAGCCATGAAAGATTTCGAGACCATCACGGGTCGAGGTGTACAAGGCAGGGTCAACGGTAAAACCTATCGTATTGGCCGTCCCGAGTGGGTGAAAGAACAGCAGGTGAAGCTACCATCCTCACTGCAAAGAGGACTGGATCGAGCGGATGAGCGCGGGGAAAGCGCTGTAGTCTTGATGGACGAACAGCAGGCCGTGGCCGTGATTTCAATGGCGGATCAAGTCCGCCAACGGGCTAAAGAAACCGTCCATCAACTCAAGCAAATGGACATTCAGACGGTCATGATTACCGGCGATGCTGAAGCTGTTGCCCGCACCGTTGCTGAGGAGATTGGCATTGATCGCTACTACGCTCGTGTTCTGCCCGAAGATAAGGTGAACCGGATTCGAGAACTGAAGCAGGAAGGCCCAACGGCCTTTGTCGGCGATGGCGTCAACGATGCGGCAGCGCTGCTAGAGGCCAATATGGGGCTGGCAATTGGGGCCGGGACAAATGTAGCGATTGAGTCGGCAGATCTGGTGCTGATTGAAGACGACCCGCTGGATGCAGTTAAAGCGCTAAATCTAGCGAAGAAAACCTACAGCAAGATGATTCAGAATCTGTTTTGGGCGACGAGCTATAACATCCTCGCTATTCCTTTAGCGGCTGGGGTGCTTTATCGATGGGGCTTTTTGCTTTCGCCTGCAGTAGGCGCACTGCTGATGAGCCTATCCACCGTCATCGTTTCAATTAATGCCGTGATGTTGCGTCGAGCAAAGTTAGCTTAG
- a CDS encoding DUF190 domain-containing protein, which produces MPSTTTWKQLTIHTSESSHWKHQPLYQEILGMARQQELMGVTVMQAIAGYGKHGVFRTLNVLDAASESSDLPLVITVIDREDIISHFYTSLQPLLKNTFVTCQTIEVW; this is translated from the coding sequence ATGCCGAGCACGACCACCTGGAAACAGCTAACCATTCACACCAGTGAGTCCAGCCACTGGAAGCACCAACCCCTCTACCAAGAAATACTGGGGATGGCTCGTCAGCAAGAGTTGATGGGGGTAACGGTCATGCAGGCTATTGCAGGGTATGGCAAGCATGGTGTATTCCGCACTCTCAATGTGCTGGACGCAGCCTCTGAGTCCTCTGATTTACCGCTTGTCATTACTGTCATTGATCGAGAGGATATCATTTCTCATTTCTATACCTCGCTGCAGCCTTTGCTCAAAAATACATTTGTCACCTGTCAAACGATTGAAGTTTGGTAG
- a CDS encoding DUF305 domain-containing protein produces MQGSYIKFFAMIGTSIVTMFFLMYLHSYQILDHAWFSETRVFMALIMGAAMMVIMLGFMLNMYKSRKMNIAIFSLAILLFGAALWLVRSQVTVSDVDYMEGMIPHHSIAILTSERAQIKDVRVRELADEIIEAQRREINEMEWLIADIRDKGKVDTPTEVEARPLPDFSSSSE; encoded by the coding sequence ATGCAGGGTAGCTACATCAAGTTCTTTGCCATGATTGGCACCTCCATCGTGACGATGTTCTTCTTAATGTATCTGCATTCCTATCAAATTCTCGATCATGCGTGGTTCAGCGAAACACGGGTCTTTATGGCCCTGATCATGGGTGCTGCAATGATGGTGATCATGCTGGGATTTATGCTGAACATGTACAAGAGCAGAAAAATGAACATCGCCATCTTCTCGCTCGCTATTCTACTGTTTGGAGCCGCATTATGGCTGGTGCGTAGCCAGGTTACGGTCAGCGATGTGGACTACATGGAAGGCATGATTCCTCACCATTCCATTGCAATTTTGACAAGTGAACGCGCCCAGATTAAGGATGTTCGCGTTCGTGAATTGGCCGATGAAATTATCGAAGCGCAGCGTAGAGAAATCAATGAGATGGAGTGGCTGATTGCTGACATCAGAGATAAGGGAAAGGTGGACACGCCCACCGAGGTAGAGGCGAGACCGCTACCAGACTTTTCCTCAAGCTCCGAGTAA
- the rppB gene encoding two-component system sensor histidine kinase RppB: protein MPQRNPFNRTRWRLTGYYAGVMGIILALCGVGYYQITEQMRLQALTQKIESSSGILHDSLGSVLLQPGRLNASVEGLLPGLCKPTVTCPEPDRFARRHVLGLVKQDVYYAQLKNLSGQTVATLGPSANYIPDKTVLDGWQIFTNSSGERFMQYSLLLETVDHKNWGYLQVGRSLSELDQELAEAQRFLLWGWPLVMLVVCGAGWWLAGLSLRPVQNAYQDMQRFTANAAHELRTPLSAAKATVDSVLELDNISEGEARKTLGTINRQVNRLTQLVQDLLLLTLIDTQHNRKGNRKACQLGLIINDVMDEFLALAHNAGLSLVAELDTTHPLFVQGDEEQLYQMIANLVINAIHYTPRGGDVVIRLDRDKKYAFVEVRDTGIGIPAEQQAQVFTRFYRVNRDRNRKTGGSGLGLAIAQAIALKHRGKISVQSHPNRGSTFCIYLPVLLS from the coding sequence ATGCCTCAACGTAATCCCTTCAATCGCACCCGCTGGCGCTTGACTGGCTACTATGCAGGGGTCATGGGCATTATTCTGGCCCTCTGTGGAGTTGGCTACTATCAAATCACTGAGCAGATGCGGCTACAGGCACTGACGCAAAAAATTGAATCATCATCAGGAATATTGCACGACAGTCTAGGCTCAGTATTGCTCCAACCCGGACGCCTGAATGCATCTGTAGAAGGGTTACTCCCTGGTCTGTGCAAACCAACGGTCACCTGCCCAGAACCAGACCGTTTTGCCAGAAGACACGTCCTGGGACTGGTCAAACAGGATGTCTACTATGCCCAATTGAAAAATTTGTCGGGTCAGACTGTGGCCACGTTGGGGCCATCAGCGAACTATATCCCAGACAAAACAGTTCTTGACGGTTGGCAGATCTTCACAAATAGCAGTGGAGAGCGTTTTATGCAGTATTCGTTGCTGCTGGAGACGGTCGATCATAAGAACTGGGGCTATCTGCAGGTGGGCCGATCGCTCAGTGAGCTGGATCAAGAATTAGCCGAGGCCCAGCGGTTTCTACTGTGGGGGTGGCCTCTTGTGATGCTAGTTGTCTGCGGGGCTGGGTGGTGGTTAGCCGGACTATCCCTACGGCCTGTACAGAATGCATACCAAGATATGCAACGATTTACCGCCAATGCAGCCCATGAGTTACGCACTCCACTATCGGCAGCCAAAGCAACGGTTGACTCTGTCCTAGAGCTGGACAATATCTCAGAGGGGGAAGCTCGAAAAACGCTAGGGACGATCAATCGGCAGGTCAATCGACTGACTCAATTGGTCCAGGATTTGCTGCTGCTGACGCTGATTGATACTCAACACAACCGCAAGGGCAATCGCAAAGCTTGTCAGCTAGGGTTGATCATTAACGATGTGATGGATGAATTTCTTGCCCTAGCCCATAATGCTGGTTTATCCCTGGTTGCGGAATTGGACACGACTCACCCTCTATTTGTACAGGGGGATGAAGAACAGCTTTACCAGATGATTGCCAATCTGGTGATCAATGCGATTCACTACACGCCTCGGGGTGGCGATGTGGTGATTCGACTCGACCGAGATAAAAAATATGCCTTCGTCGAGGTTCGAGATACGGGAATTGGCATCCCAGCCGAACAACAGGCTCAGGTGTTTACCCGTTTCTATCGAGTGAATCGCGATCGCAACCGCAAAACTGGCGGTTCAGGATTGGGCTTGGCGATTGCCCAGGCGATAGCGCTTAAACATAGAGGCAAGATCTCGGTCCAGAGCCATCCTAATCGAGGCAGCACCTTTTGTATTTATCTGCCAGTTTTACTTTCGTAG
- the rppB gene encoding two-component system sensor histidine kinase RppB: MNEIKLFRQTRWRLASWYAGVMGIILVLSGFGVYEAIDHAHRTAADRELQAFAGRLHDNLEPTLQQQGEIPASAQRFLPDACIRTSQCLDATASHSPGDMFQGNYFIRLLSPTGDLIVLAGLKPQGLAITSPTAEWQYLTDERSIRYRQITVPLQNLDTPLWGYLQVGSSLEDSDRYLTSVRFALFAGFPLALAFVGIAGWWLAGRAMQPIRQSYQQMQQFTADAAHELRTPIAAAQATVESVLDTPHLSETDARETLQVLDRQHQRLSQLIQDLLLLTRLDRQVQTQQNDSCCLQDVVNDIAEELAALALNNKVKLLTDIQVEQPLWVNGDEAQLYRLVFNLVINALQHTPEGGAVTLLLNEPDQQAVIQVQDTGVGIAPEYQAKIFDRFYRVNSDRNRQTGGSGLGLAIADAIAQAHKGKIQVQSQLGQGSIFRIYLPSAETP, encoded by the coding sequence ATGAATGAGATAAAGCTCTTTCGCCAGACGCGCTGGCGCTTGGCAAGCTGGTATGCCGGAGTGATGGGGATTATTCTTGTCCTGAGCGGTTTTGGGGTCTACGAAGCCATTGACCATGCTCACCGCACAGCGGCAGACCGAGAATTGCAGGCGTTCGCAGGCCGACTGCACGACAATCTAGAACCCACGCTACAGCAGCAAGGAGAAATCCCAGCTAGCGCTCAGCGCTTCCTCCCTGATGCCTGCATTCGTACCAGTCAATGTTTAGACGCTACTGCCAGTCACTCACCCGGAGACATGTTCCAGGGCAACTATTTTATTCGGCTTCTGAGTCCCACAGGAGACCTTATTGTGCTGGCCGGACTGAAGCCACAGGGGTTAGCGATCACCTCACCCACTGCTGAGTGGCAGTATCTGACAGATGAGCGCAGCATTCGCTACCGCCAAATTACAGTTCCTTTGCAGAATCTTGACACACCGCTTTGGGGGTACCTACAGGTGGGCAGCTCTCTTGAGGATTCTGATCGATACCTCACATCGGTGAGATTTGCGCTCTTTGCTGGCTTTCCTCTAGCGCTAGCTTTTGTTGGAATCGCAGGCTGGTGGCTAGCGGGACGAGCTATGCAGCCCATTCGTCAGTCCTACCAGCAGATGCAGCAGTTCACTGCCGATGCAGCCCACGAGTTGCGAACCCCTATTGCTGCAGCCCAGGCAACGGTGGAATCGGTGCTAGATACGCCACATTTATCGGAGACCGATGCCCGCGAAACCTTACAGGTTCTAGATCGACAGCATCAGCGACTGTCTCAACTGATTCAGGATTTGCTGTTGCTAACGCGCTTAGACCGTCAAGTGCAGACCCAGCAGAATGATTCATGCTGCCTTCAAGATGTGGTGAATGACATCGCGGAAGAGTTGGCAGCTCTAGCTTTGAACAACAAGGTCAAGCTTCTGACCGACATTCAGGTCGAGCAGCCACTGTGGGTCAACGGGGATGAGGCGCAGCTCTACCGACTCGTGTTTAATTTAGTCATTAATGCACTGCAGCATACGCCTGAAGGCGGGGCAGTTACGCTTTTGCTGAATGAGCCAGACCAGCAGGCGGTAATCCAGGTGCAGGATACGGGGGTGGGAATTGCACCTGAATACCAAGCGAAGATCTTTGACCGCTTTTATCGGGTGAATAGCGATCGCAACCGACAAACAGGTGGCTCGGGGTTGGGGTTAGCCATTGCTGATGCGATTGCTCAAGCTCATAAAGGCAAGATTCAGGTCCAAAGCCAACTGGGCCAAGGGAGTATCTTTAGGATTTATCTTCCGTCTGCAGAAACTCCCTAG
- a CDS encoding MauE/DoxX family redox-associated membrane protein, translating to MSNTTITREPVKVYRMSMPEHECPWGLKAINLLDEQGIDFEDHKLRSQDEVEAFKTKHQVATTPQIFFGEDRIGGYTDLAERFDVEAESADYSYAPVIAVFSTAGLISLAASLGMTGLMGVSLSMLASLKLMDMNAFSESFKKYDLITKRFKPYAKIYPFAELLIGLGFLSGWVPLVTGISSLLIGTSGGISVFKAVYIDKLALNCACVGGNTKTPLGIVSFAENAIMAGMGAFLIFTAVEGKPESAQFPEAFPPAVIQLHNETA from the coding sequence ATGTCCAACACAACCATTACGAGAGAACCCGTCAAGGTTTATCGGATGTCGATGCCCGAGCATGAATGTCCGTGGGGACTCAAGGCCATCAACCTATTGGATGAGCAGGGAATTGATTTTGAAGACCATAAGTTGCGATCTCAGGATGAAGTCGAAGCCTTTAAAACGAAGCATCAGGTTGCCACGACACCCCAAATTTTCTTCGGTGAAGACCGAATCGGCGGCTACACCGATCTAGCTGAGCGGTTCGACGTTGAAGCAGAGTCTGCAGACTATTCTTACGCGCCCGTGATTGCCGTTTTTTCCACTGCTGGACTCATCTCTCTGGCGGCTTCTTTAGGCATGACAGGTCTGATGGGCGTCTCACTCTCAATGCTGGCATCGCTGAAGCTGATGGACATGAATGCTTTTTCTGAAAGTTTCAAGAAGTACGACCTAATCACGAAACGATTTAAGCCCTATGCCAAGATTTACCCATTTGCTGAATTACTAATCGGTCTCGGTTTCTTATCTGGATGGGTGCCACTCGTCACTGGAATTAGTTCGCTATTGATTGGTACCAGCGGCGGCATTTCTGTATTCAAAGCAGTCTATATCGACAAACTTGCGCTAAATTGTGCCTGCGTGGGCGGCAACACTAAGACTCCGCTGGGTATCGTGAGCTTTGCTGAGAATGCGATTATGGCTGGGATGGGGGCTTTTTTGATCTTTACAGCAGTTGAAGGTAAGCCAGAATCAGCACAATTTCCAGAGGCATTCCCGCCCGCCGTTATTCAACTCCATAATGAAACAGCTTGA
- a CDS encoding DUF2933 domain-containing protein, which translates to MSRHPPLRWRWRSPAGIALLVCLGIVAFLLVAKAPVLPWLFLLICPLMHLFMHGDHAGKGKHSQDH; encoded by the coding sequence ATGTCTAGACATCCTCCCTTGAGATGGCGGTGGCGGTCTCCGGCTGGAATCGCGCTGCTAGTCTGTCTGGGAATAGTTGCCTTTTTGCTAGTGGCGAAAGCTCCTGTTCTGCCTTGGCTTTTCCTGCTTATTTGCCCACTGATGCACTTGTTCATGCATGGCGACCATGCTGGAAAAGGTAAACACAGCCAAGATCACTGA
- the rppA gene encoding two-component system response regulator RppA — MRILLVEDEVDLAAAIKRSLSREKYVVDWAQDGTQAWDYLENPHVNYSLAIFDWLLPGLSGIELCQRLRQSKSCLPVLMLTAKERMEDKVAGLDAGADDYLVKPFEMGELKARLRALQRRSPQLQAQQLQVGQLLLDYGTATVSVQGEAVTASVIPLTAKEFQLLEYFMKHPNQIIPREQLMNQVWEIEADPTSNVVPAQMRLLRRKLADYGLGDSLDTIYGLGYRLNPSHAST, encoded by the coding sequence ATGCGGATTCTTCTCGTTGAGGATGAGGTCGATCTGGCGGCGGCGATTAAGCGTAGCCTGTCGCGAGAGAAGTATGTGGTTGACTGGGCACAGGATGGAACCCAAGCTTGGGACTATCTTGAGAACCCGCATGTCAACTATTCTCTAGCAATTTTTGACTGGCTGCTGCCGGGGTTATCGGGGATAGAACTCTGTCAGCGACTTAGGCAGTCAAAATCCTGCTTGCCTGTGCTAATGCTGACGGCCAAGGAGCGCATGGAAGATAAGGTGGCTGGCCTGGATGCGGGAGCGGATGATTACCTCGTCAAACCCTTTGAAATGGGGGAACTCAAGGCGAGATTGCGGGCGCTGCAGCGGCGATCGCCTCAGCTTCAGGCACAGCAGTTACAGGTAGGGCAGCTCCTCCTAGACTATGGCACCGCAACCGTCTCTGTGCAGGGTGAAGCGGTGACTGCCTCGGTCATACCGCTGACGGCAAAAGAGTTCCAGTTGCTAGAGTACTTTATGAAGCATCCCAATCAGATTATCCCTCGGGAGCAGTTAATGAACCAGGTCTGGGAAATCGAGGCAGATCCAACCAGTAATGTTGTTCCAGCGCAGATGCGTCTCCTGCGACGGAAGCTAGCAGACTATGGTTTAGGGGACTCACTCGACACCATCTATGGTCTGGGATATCGTCTCAACCCTTCCCATGCCTCAACGTAA
- the rppA gene encoding two-component system response regulator RppA: MRVLLVEDEPDLGAAIARTLAQEAYIVDWAKDGLEAWGYLDSQWTQYTLAIFDWLLPEISGVELCQRLRAQNSSLPVLMLTAKDRPEDTAEGLDAGADDYLVKPFRKIELLARLRALQRRSPHFQPQQLQVGQLTLDYGTHHVSIAISEGQAPQNILLTHKEFQLLEYFMQHPTQIVSRDQILNQLWGSEADTISNVVAALMRQLRRKLSEHGCDNAIETLYGIGYRLNLDHE; this comes from the coding sequence ATGCGAGTCCTACTGGTCGAAGATGAGCCGGACTTAGGCGCTGCCATTGCGCGAACCCTTGCCCAAGAAGCCTATATCGTAGACTGGGCCAAAGATGGTTTAGAGGCTTGGGGTTATCTAGACAGCCAGTGGACGCAATATACCCTGGCGATTTTTGATTGGCTATTGCCAGAGATATCTGGCGTTGAGCTATGTCAACGCCTCCGTGCCCAGAACAGCTCCCTACCTGTATTGATGCTCACTGCAAAGGATCGCCCAGAAGATACAGCAGAGGGGCTAGATGCTGGAGCGGATGACTATCTCGTTAAACCCTTCCGTAAAATTGAACTACTGGCACGACTGCGGGCGCTGCAGCGGAGATCGCCCCATTTCCAACCCCAGCAGCTCCAAGTGGGTCAACTGACTTTAGACTACGGTACTCATCACGTTTCTATTGCCATTTCAGAAGGGCAAGCCCCCCAGAACATCCTGTTAACCCATAAAGAATTCCAGCTCTTAGAATATTTCATGCAGCATCCGACCCAGATTGTCAGCCGGGACCAGATCCTTAACCAGCTCTGGGGTTCTGAAGCCGATACCATTAGCAATGTGGTGGCTGCGCTCATGCGCCAACTGCGGCGGAAGCTCTCTGAACATGGCTGCGACAATGCGATTGAGACCCTCTACGGTATTGGCTATCGGCTCAACCTAGACCATGAATGA